In Psychrobacter sp. P11G3, a single genomic region encodes these proteins:
- the gspG gene encoding type II secretion system major pseudopilin GspG codes for MQRSVARKSGQAGFTLIEIMVVIVILAILAGLVVPKVVGQSDKARVKTTETALATVSNALDMYKVDNSRYPTTAQGLEALTTPPADAKNYPEGGYIKGGYPTDGWENEMQYVAPGSEGRPYDLFSLGADGQQGGEGQDADLYAQL; via the coding sequence ATGCAGCGTAGTGTGGCGAGAAAGTCTGGTCAAGCAGGATTCACTCTTATCGAAATTATGGTCGTTATTGTGATCCTAGCCATTCTTGCTGGATTAGTGGTACCAAAAGTAGTTGGTCAAAGTGATAAGGCCCGTGTTAAAACAACTGAAACGGCGCTTGCCACTGTCTCAAATGCGTTAGATATGTATAAGGTTGATAATTCACGCTATCCGACGACCGCTCAAGGATTAGAGGCGCTTACGACACCGCCTGCTGATGCAAAAAACTATCCTGAAGGTGGGTATATTAAAGGTGGCTATCCAACCGATGGCTGGGAAAATGAGATGCAGTATGTTGCACCAGGTAGTGAAGGGCGACCTTACGATTTGTTTTCATTAGGTGCTGATGGTCAACAAGGTGGTGAAGGTCAAGATGCGGATCTTTATGCTCAGCTATAA
- a CDS encoding protein-disulfide reductase DsbD N-terminal domain-containing protein — protein sequence MSIQQSNKYFSKNLYKLVLTVASTSLVTVLSMTSISVQAAGLNDLFKNSSSAKSKFLPVDEAFQVVSNTKATSKGTRLSISFEITPGHYVYKDKLTLSFPKGISATPFTFNQAPISINDPTFGQVPVFTQRSVIATTTLTTSNGKGAKNAPVIIGWQGCATAGLCYPPEKVKTKIDIAATRK from the coding sequence ATGTCGATCCAACAGTCTAATAAATACTTTTCTAAAAACCTTTATAAATTGGTTCTAACCGTTGCAAGCACTTCATTAGTAACGGTTCTGTCAATGACATCGATCAGTGTACAAGCAGCAGGGTTAAATGACTTATTTAAAAATAGCTCCTCGGCAAAATCAAAGTTCTTACCAGTGGATGAAGCCTTTCAGGTGGTCAGTAATACTAAAGCGACTTCCAAAGGCACACGGCTGTCGATCAGTTTTGAAATCACGCCAGGGCATTATGTCTATAAGGATAAGCTTACGTTGAGCTTCCCTAAAGGAATAAGCGCTACGCCGTTCACTTTCAATCAAGCACCAATATCCATCAATGATCCGACCTTTGGTCAGGTTCCTGTATTTACTCAAAGAAGCGTCATTGCAACCACGACACTGACGACGAGTAATGGTAAGGGCGCCAAAAACGCGCCTGTTATTATTGGTTGGCAAGGGTGTGCAACGGCTGGGCTATGCTATCCACCAGAAAAAGTTAAAACCAAGATAGACATTGCTGCGACCCGCAAATAA
- the dsbD gene encoding protein-disulfide reductase DsbD translates to MSIKTSLKSSSFSVSTHSKKSHILALVIASGSLLTGLSTTSTVQAAGLGDLFGSSESSSKSKFLPVDQAFQVSTGSTPVKAGTRLSVNFDITPEHYVYKKQIKLTLPAGVTAAPFTFSQTPYSIDDPTFGKVLVFDQANMVATTTLTNNSGKNIDSAAIVVGWQGCAKAGLCYPPEKINTAVDIAAASTQVSADSESTASSTDLENSATTKLEEVSSTALDNTLPDEAQALTDDGAIDYDLIDDSAVEYDSLDSSAAMNTISAANSSVTGETANSGSTLNNSFVDSDPFGLASHPWLALVLLFLAGLGLALTPCVLPMLPIVANIVAREQNPTVKRGVILTTSYAIGVATAYGILGAVIAVFGESLGIIGWLQNPIILISFAIVFILLALYMLGLFSVRLPQAISRKMQGLSQAGDSKLGSTGGSLIAGFLSALVVSPCVSAPLFGALLAVSTIGSPLLGFAALFMLGFGLSAPLILIGATQGKIMPKAGEWMNWVKQGFALLLFAVALLLIERVFISPIMLMVWALWFMVVATWAWSWLGKGRMLTQALSLIAGIWATCLIVGAALGNDDSLHPLASLGAAPMMVQSTSGQPVNSDSTTDKTITTLAELDTIVAANPNVIVDLTAEWCIECRIMDKNLFHNRPVQMQDWQLVKLDITETTADSKAVLSRYQLFGPPALLYYIDGQLVNQQVGEIGRSEFEQTLSALNN, encoded by the coding sequence ATGTCCATCAAGACATCACTAAAGTCCTCATCATTTAGCGTATCTACTCATTCGAAAAAATCCCATATCTTAGCGCTTGTCATCGCTAGTGGCTCATTGTTGACAGGTTTGTCAACGACATCAACAGTACAGGCGGCAGGGTTAGGCGACCTTTTCGGTAGTAGTGAAAGCTCATCGAAGTCAAAGTTTTTGCCAGTAGATCAAGCGTTTCAGGTGAGTACGGGTAGTACCCCTGTCAAAGCAGGTACGCGGTTATCTGTTAATTTTGATATCACTCCTGAACATTACGTCTATAAAAAGCAAATTAAGCTTACGCTACCCGCTGGCGTAACGGCTGCACCTTTTACCTTTAGCCAGACACCATATTCGATAGATGATCCAACATTTGGCAAGGTACTGGTATTTGACCAAGCGAATATGGTCGCTACCACAACACTGACAAACAATAGTGGCAAGAATATAGATAGTGCCGCTATCGTTGTCGGCTGGCAAGGCTGTGCAAAAGCAGGGCTGTGCTATCCACCTGAAAAGATTAATACGGCTGTCGATATTGCAGCTGCATCGACGCAGGTATCAGCAGATAGTGAGAGTACTGCGAGCTCGACCGATTTAGAGAATAGTGCTACGACGAAACTAGAGGAAGTAAGCTCAACAGCTCTTGATAATACTTTGCCTGATGAAGCGCAAGCACTGACAGACGATGGTGCTATTGACTATGATCTCATTGATGACAGCGCTGTAGAGTATGATTCTTTAGATAGTAGTGCAGCGATGAATACGATTTCTGCAGCAAATAGCAGCGTAACAGGCGAGACGGCCAATAGCGGAAGTACCTTGAACAACAGTTTCGTTGATAGCGATCCTTTTGGTTTGGCTTCTCACCCTTGGCTGGCATTAGTACTATTGTTTTTAGCAGGCTTAGGCTTAGCTTTGACGCCTTGCGTCCTACCGATGCTGCCTATTGTGGCCAACATTGTAGCCCGCGAACAAAACCCAACGGTCAAACGTGGTGTCATCTTGACCACCAGTTACGCGATTGGGGTAGCGACTGCTTATGGCATTTTGGGCGCTGTCATTGCAGTATTCGGTGAGTCTTTAGGTATTATAGGTTGGCTGCAGAATCCAATTATTCTCATTAGCTTTGCTATTGTTTTTATACTTCTCGCACTATACATGTTAGGTCTTTTTAGTGTGCGATTACCACAAGCGATCAGTCGAAAGATGCAAGGCTTAAGCCAAGCAGGTGACAGTAAGCTTGGTAGTACAGGCGGCAGTTTAATCGCTGGGTTTTTATCAGCGCTAGTCGTGTCACCTTGTGTTTCTGCGCCATTATTTGGGGCATTATTGGCGGTCTCTACCATTGGTAGTCCGTTGCTCGGCTTTGCTGCTTTATTCATGCTGGGTTTTGGGTTATCAGCGCCGCTTATCCTAATCGGTGCTACTCAAGGCAAGATTATGCCAAAGGCAGGCGAGTGGATGAATTGGGTCAAGCAAGGCTTTGCTTTACTACTGTTTGCCGTGGCACTGCTATTGATTGAGCGCGTCTTTATATCGCCAATCATGCTGATGGTATGGGCGTTATGGTTTATGGTCGTGGCAACATGGGCATGGAGTTGGCTAGGTAAAGGTCGTATGCTGACCCAAGCATTAAGCCTTATCGCTGGTATTTGGGCAACATGTTTAATAGTTGGCGCTGCATTGGGTAATGATGATAGCTTACATCCACTAGCGTCATTGGGTGCAGCACCGATGATGGTACAGTCAACGTCTGGTCAACCAGTGAATAGTGATAGCACCACTGATAAGACGATCACGACGCTTGCAGAGCTAGATACCATTGTCGCAGCCAATCCGAATGTCATTGTCGATTTGACAGCAGAGTGGTGTATTGAGTGCCGCATTATGGACAAGAACCTGTTTCACAATCGTCCAGTGCAGATGCAAGATTGGCAATTAGTGAAGCTTGATATCACTGAGACGACAGCAGACTCAAAAGCTGTGTTGTCTCGTTACCAACTCTTTGGTCCACCAGCGCTACTGTATTATATTGATGGTCAGCTAGTAAATCAGCAAGTTGGTGAGATTGGTCGCTCAGAATTCGAGCAAACATTATCGGCGTTGAACAACTAA